One Clupea harengus chromosome 3, Ch_v2.0.2, whole genome shotgun sequence DNA window includes the following coding sequences:
- the uevld gene encoding ubiquitin-conjugating enzyme E2 variant 3 gives MDLSSEPVKKVLAKYKFRDVAIEEIQKVNRIHPDVQIRVGSFTSTDSMQKDLLKLVGNIPVKYQGRTYNLPILMWLLESFPFTPPVCLLRPTTNMVIQKGRHVDAQGRMYLPGLHNWDHPKSTVNGLMAEMIAKFEEEPPLSTKPSGEAEDPNNLLAFVSALKMNKGGNRSGSVNKVTVIGSGDLGVATVLSIMAKGGVDKLVLIDIPESSTKSGTMDLEIFSLPKVEISKDLSASAGSKVVVVTANAWSNEQSYASVVQTNVDLYRGIIPGLARHSPNAVLLIASQPVDIMTHVAWRQSGLPPTHVIGAGCNLESERLAHIFNITLVANNTGKQPWVIGEMSDNKVAVWSNATPGIGKHPELSPVSNSTKPLIDRGFELLKGRGHRSWSVALSVADITHSIITDQKKTHSVTTLAQGWGGISAAVFLSLPCVLGTSGSTRLAGVTLSQEDDGKLKESVSSLNNLMTQLKL, from the exons ATGGATCTATCTTCGGAACCAGTGAAAAAAGTACTCGCTAAG TACAAATTTCGCGATGTTGCTATCGAGGAGATTCAGAAAGTAAACCGCATTCACCCTGACGTGCAGATCCGTGTAGGCTCTTTCA CATCCACTGACAGCATGCAAAAAGACCTGCTGAAACTGGTCGGCAACATCCCGGTTAAATATCAAG GCCGTACATATAACCTACCCATCCTGATGTGGCTGCTGGAGTCCTTCCCTTTCACTCCTCCGGTGTGCTTGCTGAGACCCACTACCAACATGGTGATTCAAAAGGGGCGGCACGTGGACGCACAGGGCCGAATGTACCTACCTGGGCTGCATAACTGGGACCAT CCCAAGTCAACTGTGAACGGGTTGATGGCAGAGATGATTGCCAAGTTTGAGGAGGAACCACCCCTGAGTACCAAGCCCTCTGGAGAGGCAGAAGACCCCAATAACCTGCTGGCTTTTGTCTCCGCGCTCAAAATGAATAAAG GTGGAAACAGAAGTGGCTCTGTTAATAAAGTCACTGTAATTGGAAGCGGAGACTTGGGAGTGGCTACAGTGTTGAGTATTATGGCTAAG GGAGGTGTGGACAAACTGGTTTTGATTGACATTCCAGAAAGTTCTACAAAGAGTGGGACAATGGATTTAGAGATCTTCAGTTTACCTAAAGTTGAAATTTCCAAAG ACCTTTCAGCCTCTGCTGGCTCCAAGGTGGTGGTAGTGACCGCAAACGCCTGGAGCAACGAGCAGTCTTACGCCAGCGTGGTCCAGACTAACGTAGACTTGTACAGAGGCATCATTCCAGGCCTGGCTCGCCACAGCCCCAACGCAGTGCTCCTCATCGCCTCCCAGCCAG tGGACATCATGACTCATGTGGCGTGGAGGCAGAGCGGACTTCCTCCAACCCATGTGATTGGAGCCGGCTGCAACCTGGAGTCCGAGCGCCTCGCACACATCTTTAACATCACCCTCGTGGCCAACAACACCGGCAAACAGCCCTGGGTGATCGGAGAGATGTCTGACAACAAGG TGGCCGTGTGGAGTAACGCAACTCCTGGGATTGGCAAGCACCCTGAACTCAGTCCTGTGTCCAACTCGACCAAGCCACTGATTGACAG AGGATTTGAGTTGCTGAAGGGGAGAGGACATAGGTCTTGGTCGGTGGCGCTATCAGTTGCTGACATCacccacagcatcatcactgACCAGAAGAAGACCCACTCCGTCACCACACTGGCTCAG gGCTGGGGTGGCATCAGTGCAGCCGTGTTCCTCAGCCTGCCCTGTGTACTGGGCACCTCCGGTTCCACTCGGCTGGCAGGAGTCACTCTGAGTCAGGAGGACGACGGCAAGCTGAAGGAGAGCGTCTCGTCCCTCAACAACCTGATGACCCAACTCAAGCTCTAG
- the spty2d1 gene encoding protein SPT2 homolog isoform X1, producing MDFENVLAIASQNQGLSSLPKRYSLQTGPPKKDPRIKGVNSSAVQAFLKKQEASQKKKVQQMKKEKDELQAKRVELKSDRKARAMASRTKDNFHGYNGVPMEDKPKRRHSRGEDDPQRSDNYDDEDNYDYAETDSESEPEQVPKRPPMKSQVSSQVSSKSLTKPVVKKPGGPSKAAPPPMNFADLLKLAEKKQHEPVELKPVPKKSEERPRGAEDLRELEMERRTKRQDKGHDATKSDRSRAQPNSSTHRKIPEKDSRGSKPHRSLPEKSSSSSEASKKPKPHGSGERPRSSSKPSHVDRPKPTISSSGTTSGKTSVKSGCPVSTKQPAPRPSPSQRPNTTSDLNPRKGNHLLSSGKPSSSGIKPSGSNQGAQRSSGQSRPSQGSLERRSSEQAQRGQHQPDGGRHSSAPRPSSNGQVRSAPGGAAGKLGGAAQQRPGGVPQARPGGGPQARPGGGPQARPGGGPQARPGGGPQARPGGGPQARPGGGPQARPGGGGVRPAAAGGVPGRAGGSGPSGPGRQTCTVVSETISSKDLVPKPGMPGRPGMPARPGMPARPGMPARPGMPARPYGHGPPVRPPGAVLPPITSSYKRQYDDDDEDDEDPEMDDFIDDGGDEQDEISKHIREIFGYDKNKYRDESDYALRFMESSWRDQQKEEAKSLRMGIREDAEDIRMEEEERKQKLAMKAKRKKV from the exons ATGGACTTTGAAAATGTCCTGGCAATCGCTTCTCAAAACCAGGGCCTCAGTAGCCTTCCG AAGCGGTACAGTTTACAAACTGGCCCGCCAAAAAAGGATCCCAGAATTAAAGGTGTCAATTCATCAGCCGTTCAGGCTTTCTTGAAGAAACAGGAGGCTAGTCAGAAGAAGAAAG TACAACAgatgaagaaggagaaagacgaACTTCAGGCCAAACGCGTGGAACTGAAATCGGACCGGAAAGCCCGCGCAATGGCATCACGCACAAAAGATAACTTCCACGGTTACAACGGAGTCCCCATGGAGGACAAACCAAAGAGGAGACATTCCAGAGGAGAGGACGACCCCCAGAGGAGTGACAATTATGACGATGAGGATAATTATGACTATGCGGAAACCGACTCTGAATCAGAGCCGGAACAAGTTCCGAAAAGGCCTCCGATGAAGAGCCAGGTGTCCAGCCAGGTGTCCAGCAAGTCCCTCACTAAACCCGTGGTTAAGAAACCTGGGGGCCCATCTAAAGCTGCCCCCCCACCTATGAACTTTGCCGACTTGCTGAAGCTTGCCGAAAAAAAACAGCACGAACCAGTAGAGCTGAAACCAGTGCCAAAGAAGAGCGAGGAGCGGCCCCGAGGCGCAGAGGACCTGCGGGAACTCGAGATGGAACGCAGGACGAAGAGGCAAGACAAGGGGCACGACGCCACAAAGTCAGACAGAAGCAGAGCGCAGCCGAACTCGAGCACTCACAGGAAGATCCCTGAGAAAGACAGCAGGGGTAGCAAGCCACATAGGAGCCTCCCAGAGAAATCCTCCTCCTCTAGTGAGGCCAGCAAGAAGCCAAAGCCCCACGGCTCTGGAGAGCGACCGCGTAGCTCGTCCAAGCCGTCTCACGTAGACCGACCGAAACCGACCATAAGCTCCTCAGGTACCACTAGCGGCAAAACCTCGGTCAAGTCTGGCTGTCCGGTGTCTACCAAACAGCCAGCCCCCAGACCATCCCCAAGCCAGAGACCTAACACCACAAGTGACCTTAACCCAAGGAAAGGGAACCACCTGCTTTCTTCAGGTAAGCCAAGTTCTTCTGGAATCAAGCCCTCAGGTTCCAACCAAGGAGCACAGCGGAGCTCAGGTCAGAGCCGGCCCAGTCAGGGCAGTTTGGAGAGGCGATCCTCGGAACAGGCACAGAGGGGACAACATCAGCCTGACGGGGGCAGGCACAGCAGTGCCCCTCGGCCAAGCAGTAATGGACAGGTGCGATCGGCGCCTGGTGGAGCAGCAGGAAAGCTGGGAGGTGCAGCACAGCAGAGGCCTGGGGGTGTTCCACAAGCCAGGCCTGGGGGTGGACCGCAAGCCAGGCCTGGGGGTGGACCGCAAGCCAGGCCTGGGGGTGGACCGCAAGCCAGGCCTGGGGGTGGACCGCAAGCCAGGCCTGGGGGTGGACCGCAAGCCAGGCCTGGGGGTGGACCGCAAGCCAGGCCTGGAGGCGGAGGGGttcggcctgctgctgctggaggagtgCCGGGGCGAGCAGGTGGCAGTGGACCCTCAGGGCCTGGGCGACAAACGTGTACGGTTGTGTCGGAGACCATCTCCTCAAAGGATCTCGTGCCAAAACCTGGAATGCCAGGGAGACCAGGAATGCCAGCCAGACCAGGAATGCCAGCAAGACCAGGAATGCCAGCAAGACCAGGAATGCCAGCAAGACCTTACGGTCATGGGCCCCCCGTTAGGCCTCCTG GTGCAGTACTGCCACCCATCACGTCTTCCTACAAGCGgcagtatgatgatgatgatgaggacgaCGAGGACCCAGAGATGGACGACTTCATTGATGATGGTGGAGATGAGCAAGATGAAATTTCAAAACATATCAGGGAAATCTTTGGCTATGATAAGAACAA ATACAGGGACGAGAGTGACTATGCATTGCGGTTCATGGAGAGCAGTTGGCGAGACCAGCAGAAAGAGGAGGCCAAGAG TTTACGCATGGGCATCAGGGAGGACGCGGAGGACATccgcatggaggaggaggagaggaaacagaaacTAGCGATGAAAGCCAAGCGGAAAAAAGTttag
- the tmem86a gene encoding lysoplasmalogenase-like protein TMEM86A, which produces MVSPVTVVKAEGPKLVPFFKATCVYFVLWLPTSSPSWFSALIKCLPIFCLWVFLLAHGVSFLGAHSSARKILAGLIFSSLGDAFLIWQEQGYFSHGLLMFAITHILYSSAFGMKPLNLRAGLVIGVVSGISYALLYPYLSGPFTYLVGVYVAIIGFMAWRAMAGVQLTNDLWTWTQLSACLGAVLFMVSDLAIAVNKFCFPLPYSRAIIMATYYAAQMLIALSAVECQDAEVARKIA; this is translated from the exons ATGGTCTCGCCGGTCACTGTG GTAAAAGCTGAGGGTCCAAAGCTGGTGCCCTTCTTCAAGGCCACCTGTGTGTACTTCGTCCTGTGGCTGCCCACCTCCAGTCCTTCCTGGTTCAGCGCACTCATCAAGTGCCTGCCCATCTTCTGCCTCTGGGTCTTTCTGCTGGCGCACGGCGTCAGCTTTTTAGGTGCCCACTCCAGTGCCCGAAAGATCTTAGCTGGACTCATATTCTCTTCTCTGGGAGATGCCTTTTTAATTTGGCAGGAGCAAGGCTACTTCAGCCATG GGCTTCTGATGTTTGCTATCACCCACATCCTGTACTCCTCCGCCTTCGGCATGAAGCCTCTGAACCTGAGGGCGGGCCTGGTGATCGGGGTCGTCTCGGGGATCTCCTACGCGCTGCTGTACCCCTACCTGTCGGGGCCGTTCACCTACCTGGTGGGCGTCTACGTCGCCATCATCGGCTTCATGGCCTGGCGGGCCATGGCGGGCGTGCAGCTGACCAACGACCTGTGGACGTGGACCCAGCTGTCGGCCTGCCTGGGCGCCGTGCTCTTTATGGTGTCCGACCTGGCCATCGCCGTCAACAAGTTCTGCTTCCCCCTGCCGTATTCGCGCGCCATCATCATGGCCACCTACTACGCCGCGCAGATGCTCATCGCGCTCTCTGCCGTTGAGTGCCAGGACGCCGAAGTGGCCAGGAAAATAGCATGA
- the spty2d1 gene encoding protein SPT2 homolog isoform X3, whose translation MDFENVLAIASQNQGLSSLPKRYSLQTGPPKKDPRIKGVNSSAVQAFLKKQEASQKKKVQQMKKEKDELQAKRVELKSDRKARAMASRTKDNFHGYNGVPMEDKPKRRHSRGEDDPQRSDNYDDEDNYDYAETDSESEPEQVPKRPPMKSQVSSQVSSKSLTKPVVKKPGGPSKAAPPPMNFADLLKLAEKKQHEPVELKPVPKKSEERPRGAEDLRELEMERRTKRQDKGHDATKSDRSRAQPNSSTHRKIPEKDSRGSKPHRSLPEKSSSSSEASKKPKPHGSGERPRSSSKPSHVDRPKPTISSSGTTSGKTSVKSGCPVSTKQPAPRPSPSQRPNTTSDLNPRKGNHLLSSGKPSSSGIKPSGSNQGAQRSSGQSRPSQGSLERRSSEQAQRGQHQPDGGRHSSAPRPSSNGQVRSAPGGAAGKLGGAAQQRPGGVPQARPGGGPQARPGGGPQARPGGGPQARPGGGGVRPAAAGGVPGRAGGSGPSGPGRQTCTVVSETISSKDLVPKPGMPGRPGMPARPGMPARPGMPARPGMPARPYGHGPPVRPPGAVLPPITSSYKRQYDDDDEDDEDPEMDDFIDDGGDEQDEISKHIREIFGYDKNKYRDESDYALRFMESSWRDQQKEEAKSLRMGIREDAEDIRMEEEERKQKLAMKAKRKKV comes from the exons ATGGACTTTGAAAATGTCCTGGCAATCGCTTCTCAAAACCAGGGCCTCAGTAGCCTTCCG AAGCGGTACAGTTTACAAACTGGCCCGCCAAAAAAGGATCCCAGAATTAAAGGTGTCAATTCATCAGCCGTTCAGGCTTTCTTGAAGAAACAGGAGGCTAGTCAGAAGAAGAAAG TACAACAgatgaagaaggagaaagacgaACTTCAGGCCAAACGCGTGGAACTGAAATCGGACCGGAAAGCCCGCGCAATGGCATCACGCACAAAAGATAACTTCCACGGTTACAACGGAGTCCCCATGGAGGACAAACCAAAGAGGAGACATTCCAGAGGAGAGGACGACCCCCAGAGGAGTGACAATTATGACGATGAGGATAATTATGACTATGCGGAAACCGACTCTGAATCAGAGCCGGAACAAGTTCCGAAAAGGCCTCCGATGAAGAGCCAGGTGTCCAGCCAGGTGTCCAGCAAGTCCCTCACTAAACCCGTGGTTAAGAAACCTGGGGGCCCATCTAAAGCTGCCCCCCCACCTATGAACTTTGCCGACTTGCTGAAGCTTGCCGAAAAAAAACAGCACGAACCAGTAGAGCTGAAACCAGTGCCAAAGAAGAGCGAGGAGCGGCCCCGAGGCGCAGAGGACCTGCGGGAACTCGAGATGGAACGCAGGACGAAGAGGCAAGACAAGGGGCACGACGCCACAAAGTCAGACAGAAGCAGAGCGCAGCCGAACTCGAGCACTCACAGGAAGATCCCTGAGAAAGACAGCAGGGGTAGCAAGCCACATAGGAGCCTCCCAGAGAAATCCTCCTCCTCTAGTGAGGCCAGCAAGAAGCCAAAGCCCCACGGCTCTGGAGAGCGACCGCGTAGCTCGTCCAAGCCGTCTCACGTAGACCGACCGAAACCGACCATAAGCTCCTCAGGTACCACTAGCGGCAAAACCTCGGTCAAGTCTGGCTGTCCGGTGTCTACCAAACAGCCAGCCCCCAGACCATCCCCAAGCCAGAGACCTAACACCACAAGTGACCTTAACCCAAGGAAAGGGAACCACCTGCTTTCTTCAGGTAAGCCAAGTTCTTCTGGAATCAAGCCCTCAGGTTCCAACCAAGGAGCACAGCGGAGCTCAGGTCAGAGCCGGCCCAGTCAGGGCAGTTTGGAGAGGCGATCCTCGGAACAGGCACAGAGGGGACAACATCAGCCTGACGGGGGCAGGCACAGCAGTGCCCCTCGGCCAAGCAGTAATGGACAGGTGCGATCGGCGCCTGGTGGAGCAGCAGGAAAGCTGGGAGGTGCAGCACAGCAGAGGCCTGGGGGTGTTCCACAAGCCAGGCCTGGGGGTGGACCGCAAGCCAGGCCTGGGGGTGGACCGCAAGCCAGGCCTGGGGGTGGACCGCAAGCCAG GCCTGGAGGCGGAGGGGttcggcctgctgctgctggaggagtgCCGGGGCGAGCAGGTGGCAGTGGACCCTCAGGGCCTGGGCGACAAACGTGTACGGTTGTGTCGGAGACCATCTCCTCAAAGGATCTCGTGCCAAAACCTGGAATGCCAGGGAGACCAGGAATGCCAGCCAGACCAGGAATGCCAGCAAGACCAGGAATGCCAGCAAGACCAGGAATGCCAGCAAGACCTTACGGTCATGGGCCCCCCGTTAGGCCTCCTG GTGCAGTACTGCCACCCATCACGTCTTCCTACAAGCGgcagtatgatgatgatgatgaggacgaCGAGGACCCAGAGATGGACGACTTCATTGATGATGGTGGAGATGAGCAAGATGAAATTTCAAAACATATCAGGGAAATCTTTGGCTATGATAAGAACAA ATACAGGGACGAGAGTGACTATGCATTGCGGTTCATGGAGAGCAGTTGGCGAGACCAGCAGAAAGAGGAGGCCAAGAG TTTACGCATGGGCATCAGGGAGGACGCGGAGGACATccgcatggaggaggaggagaggaaacagaaacTAGCGATGAAAGCCAAGCGGAAAAAAGTttag
- the spty2d1 gene encoding protein SPT2 homolog isoform X2 — MDFENVLAIASQNQGLSSLPKRYSLQTGPPKKDPRIKGVNSSAVQAFLKKQEASQKKKVQQMKKEKDELQAKRVELKSDRKARAMASRTKDNFHGYNGVPMEDKPKRRHSRGEDDPQRSDNYDDEDNYDYAETDSESEPEQVPKRPPMKSQVSSQVSSKSLTKPVVKKPGGPSKAAPPPMNFADLLKLAEKKQHEPVELKPVPKKSEERPRGAEDLRELEMERRTKRQDKGHDATKSDRSRAQPNSSTHRKIPEKDSRGSKPHRSLPEKSSSSSEASKKPKPHGSGERPRSSSKPSHVDRPKPTISSSGTTSGKTSVKSGCPVSTKQPAPRPSPSQRPNTTSDLNPRKGNHLLSSGKPSSSGIKPSGSNQGAQRSSGQSRPSQGSLERRSSEQAQRGQHQPDGGRHSSAPRPSSNGQVRSAPGGAAGKLGGAAQQRPGGVPQARPGGGPQARPGGGPQARPGGGPQARPGGGPQARPGGGPQARPGGGPQARPGGGGVRPAAAGGVPGRAGGSGPSGPGRQTCTVVSETISSKDLVPKPGMPGRPGMPARPGMPARPGMPARPGMPARPYGHGPPVRPPGAVLPPITSSYKRQYDDDDEDDEDPEMDDFIDDGGDEQDEISKHIREIFGYDKNKYRDESDYALRFMESSWRDQQKEEAKSLRMAVLEDEEEERREQEDLKRQNAKRRKLK; from the exons ATGGACTTTGAAAATGTCCTGGCAATCGCTTCTCAAAACCAGGGCCTCAGTAGCCTTCCG AAGCGGTACAGTTTACAAACTGGCCCGCCAAAAAAGGATCCCAGAATTAAAGGTGTCAATTCATCAGCCGTTCAGGCTTTCTTGAAGAAACAGGAGGCTAGTCAGAAGAAGAAAG TACAACAgatgaagaaggagaaagacgaACTTCAGGCCAAACGCGTGGAACTGAAATCGGACCGGAAAGCCCGCGCAATGGCATCACGCACAAAAGATAACTTCCACGGTTACAACGGAGTCCCCATGGAGGACAAACCAAAGAGGAGACATTCCAGAGGAGAGGACGACCCCCAGAGGAGTGACAATTATGACGATGAGGATAATTATGACTATGCGGAAACCGACTCTGAATCAGAGCCGGAACAAGTTCCGAAAAGGCCTCCGATGAAGAGCCAGGTGTCCAGCCAGGTGTCCAGCAAGTCCCTCACTAAACCCGTGGTTAAGAAACCTGGGGGCCCATCTAAAGCTGCCCCCCCACCTATGAACTTTGCCGACTTGCTGAAGCTTGCCGAAAAAAAACAGCACGAACCAGTAGAGCTGAAACCAGTGCCAAAGAAGAGCGAGGAGCGGCCCCGAGGCGCAGAGGACCTGCGGGAACTCGAGATGGAACGCAGGACGAAGAGGCAAGACAAGGGGCACGACGCCACAAAGTCAGACAGAAGCAGAGCGCAGCCGAACTCGAGCACTCACAGGAAGATCCCTGAGAAAGACAGCAGGGGTAGCAAGCCACATAGGAGCCTCCCAGAGAAATCCTCCTCCTCTAGTGAGGCCAGCAAGAAGCCAAAGCCCCACGGCTCTGGAGAGCGACCGCGTAGCTCGTCCAAGCCGTCTCACGTAGACCGACCGAAACCGACCATAAGCTCCTCAGGTACCACTAGCGGCAAAACCTCGGTCAAGTCTGGCTGTCCGGTGTCTACCAAACAGCCAGCCCCCAGACCATCCCCAAGCCAGAGACCTAACACCACAAGTGACCTTAACCCAAGGAAAGGGAACCACCTGCTTTCTTCAGGTAAGCCAAGTTCTTCTGGAATCAAGCCCTCAGGTTCCAACCAAGGAGCACAGCGGAGCTCAGGTCAGAGCCGGCCCAGTCAGGGCAGTTTGGAGAGGCGATCCTCGGAACAGGCACAGAGGGGACAACATCAGCCTGACGGGGGCAGGCACAGCAGTGCCCCTCGGCCAAGCAGTAATGGACAGGTGCGATCGGCGCCTGGTGGAGCAGCAGGAAAGCTGGGAGGTGCAGCACAGCAGAGGCCTGGGGGTGTTCCACAAGCCAGGCCTGGGGGTGGACCGCAAGCCAGGCCTGGGGGTGGACCGCAAGCCAGGCCTGGGGGTGGACCGCAAGCCAGGCCTGGGGGTGGACCGCAAGCCAGGCCTGGGGGTGGACCGCAAGCCAGGCCTGGGGGTGGACCGCAAGCCAGGCCTGGAGGCGGAGGGGttcggcctgctgctgctggaggagtgCCGGGGCGAGCAGGTGGCAGTGGACCCTCAGGGCCTGGGCGACAAACGTGTACGGTTGTGTCGGAGACCATCTCCTCAAAGGATCTCGTGCCAAAACCTGGAATGCCAGGGAGACCAGGAATGCCAGCCAGACCAGGAATGCCAGCAAGACCAGGAATGCCAGCAAGACCAGGAATGCCAGCAAGACCTTACGGTCATGGGCCCCCCGTTAGGCCTCCTG GTGCAGTACTGCCACCCATCACGTCTTCCTACAAGCGgcagtatgatgatgatgatgaggacgaCGAGGACCCAGAGATGGACGACTTCATTGATGATGGTGGAGATGAGCAAGATGAAATTTCAAAACATATCAGGGAAATCTTTGGCTATGATAAGAACAA ATACAGGGACGAGAGTGACTATGCATTGCGGTTCATGGAGAGCAGTTGGCGAGACCAGCAGAAAGAGGAGGCCAAGAG CCTGAGGATGGCTGTGCtcgaggatgaggaggaggaacgcCGTGAACAGGAAGACCTCAAACGCCAAAACGCCAAGAGAAGAAAATTAAAATGA